CGTTTCAGGCAAAGCAGATCAAGGAAGGCCTCTTTGAGGAGCTAAtgtttgagcagagacctgaagaaGCAGAGGAAGGAGCCATGTGGATTCCTAAGGAAAATACcccacctgggttcaagagattctcctgcctctgcctccctatagctgggattacaggcatccaccaccatgcccgcctggctaatttttgtatttttagtagagatggggtttcaccatgttggccaggctggtcttgaactcctgacctcaggtgatccacctgccttggcctcccaaagtgctgggattacaggtgtgcgccactgcacctgaccatgGATTGGGCCCTTGCTATGAGCCAAGCGCATGTGGGTAAAGGTGTTTgggccacaggggtggagctctCATGGCCTCGTGCTGTCCTCATGGTAGTGAATTCTCGCGAGATCTGATTGTTGTAAAATGTGGCAATTCCCCTCtgactctctcttgctcctgttctcACCACGAGAGACacctgctcctcctttgccttctgctatgagtaaaagctccctggggactccccagaagctgagcagatgctggcaccatgcttctacCTGtgaaaccatgagccaattaaacctcttttaaaaaaataaaataaataacccagtcttaggtatgtctttatagcaatgcaagaacaaccTAACACAAtgtcaatgacaaaaaaaaaactacaaccCATTATAACTCCTCTCCTTAAGAGGTGGGAGCGATTTTCCTCCTGTTGAAGCTGGgctggccatgtgacttgctttggtcaataGAAAGTGGTGGAAGTGATGGCAGTCAGCTTCCAGCCTGGGCCTGCAGGAGTTTTGCAGCCTCGCCTCTTGTTCCTCTTTCACTGCTGAGTGAACAAGCCTGGGATAGCCAGCTGGAGGACGGGAGGCCCTGTGGCCCACTCACCCCATCACCCCAGCCACCAGCCAGGCCATCGTCAGGCACATGAAGGAGGCCATTCTGGACCAGCCAACACCCAGACACCCCAACAGCTGACCACAAGAACTATCCAGCTAGATAAGTGATtgatattttaagttttggggtggtttgttggGGAGCGATTGATTACTAGCACAGAATGTGTCCTGGTGGGCTCTTCTGGGGTCCAGTGGGTCCGCTTTCTGAGAAGTCAGTCCCTCCCACGTTGGGGCCCCACTCACTCTTGACATGGATCTGCTCTGTCGCACTCCTGCGCCCCCTGCTGGTTTCCAGCACGACGGTGTAGCTGCCCGAGTCCTGAGCCGTCACGTTTTGAATGACCAGGCTACCTTGGCTGCCCAGCATCTCCCGGCCAGTGTGAGCAGGTCCTGGGAGGCCCTCCGGGGAGAATATCATGGCTGCTGGCTGGGCGTCATGCCCTCGGAACCAAGATGTGGTGAGAATGCCATCGAGGCTTCCGGGGACAGGAAGGTGGACACTGGCTCCTTCGGTCCAGGTGTTCAGCTGTGTCGAGACGGGCAGCTCCGAGAAGGCAGAGCAGGTGCAGGATGTGAGCAGGAAGCCTTGgagaagcagggaaggaggagacaAGGGGGGCAAGTGAGAACAAAGGCGAAATGCTGTCCCTGCCAGTGACCGTTCCCAAGCCGCTGAGAGTGAGTGTGGGGCATCGAGAGCTGATGATGACGGCGACGATAATGATAAAAGTAGAGAACACTCACTAGCACCCACCACAAGCCTGACTCTGTTGCAAGTGCTGGTTGTGTATCACCCCACTGGTTCCTCTCCTTGACCCTACGAAGCACACAGTTGTATTCCACTGGATGTTGCAAAAAGTGGTTTTCTATCCTCTGCTCCACGCTGCTGCCTGAAAGGCTGACTTCTCTGAGCTGTGTTGCTGGGGTCCCCTTACCTTTTGCTGCTGGTTCGTTTCTGTCAGTGGTGCATTGGCAGAAGAGAGGGCAGCAGGGGAGTGAGCCTGAAGGAAGTAGTCCCACAGTTGGCTGGGTCCCTCTGTTCCAGCCCACAGCTCCTGCTGAGTGGCCCTCTCCGTACACTACTGATGTCTTCCGATTCTGAGATCTGCTTTTCTCCTTATGGCTTCCAGCCTGAGGGAGGTAATAGTTCCCTGCTGTTGCTAGGCCCTGGATGCTGCATTATCCCCCACCTAAACCTCTGCTGCAAACAGTCCCTGTCTCAAACTTAAACTCTCCTTACCACTCCCTTAGAGTAGACCAACTGTTTCTTGCCTCAACCCTGACTGATACGACTGTGGtaccccatttacagatgaggaagcagaggctaagagaatctaaaatattttcccagGATGTCATAGGTGGTAAACAGCAGAACCATGATCCACATGCAGGCAGTCAAGGAAATTCTCAGCCACTAAACTTTCCTGCCCAATTCCTGCCTTAGTTTCTCTCACGTCCTCTCATTCAATATCCACATTGCTTAGAACTTGGAGTTGAACCCTGGGAGTTTGGTTCCAGATCCCACGCAGTTACCCAAcctgctcttctttctctcacAGGAATGGTGTGGTAGGAATATAAGCTCTAGccataaaaaactaaaaaaaaaaaaagatgtaaaataaaaaaaaccctgaaacatCTGAAAGGTTAAAGAAATCCCCATCACTCACAAAGTCAAAAGAACGACAACCAGGAGAAACTCATTCTAAGTGACATCATAGACAAAGAGCTCGTTTCactaatatataaagagctcctggaaattaataagaaaaatatcagcaacccaacagaaaaatacacatagcATATGAATAGGCagttcatagaaaagaaaactatctcTCAATGTAGGGAAAATGCTCAATTCTACTCACagtaagagaaatgtaaatgaaaacaaactgAGATAACCTTTTCAGCAAAGATCCAGAAGTTTGATGGTGACTTGTTGTGTTGGTGATGCTGAGGGCAACAGGAATGCCTATGCTTTGCTGGTACATGCCCTGCAGAGGGCAATCTGGTAATGtctttcaaaattacaaattctCGTATCCTTTGACCCTCTAATTAAATGTCAGGGACGCGTTCTATAGATAGACTTTCACAGAACAAAATGACCAGTACATAGTGTTACCACaccctatttacaatagcaaaagaTTGGAAATACCCAACTCTTCAACAATAGGGGactgatgaaataaataatggttcatttatttcataaatgtaatCACTTATTTTAAAGCTCTCTTAAAAAAGCAATATAATAGATGGTAACTTTTAAGGATCAGAAATATCCATTTACGGAATGCATGTTAAAACATCAGCTTTCTTCTCGGTTAAACGAATGAGATGTGGTGGCTGGAGATACCCACTCTCAGGAGCTCATCACCAGACACAAACACACTGGGCTCTGGAAGGGGCTGTGAGGTCTCAGAAGCAGCTTTGGGTGACTGGCTGACACCGCATGCTGGCTGAGGCTGAGTGCCAGGGACCCTGCCAAGCCCTTCCAACTTGGTATCCTGACCAGGATACCTCACTGAGCCTCTCAGCAACTCTGAAGTTGGTGCTGGTCTGTTTCACAGGGAAAGAAACTAAGGGAAAGCACGTTTAAGTCTTAGATTCAGAGTCATAGTGGAGAGCTGGGTGTTGTGGGGGTCACTCAttgcccacctcccacctccaatGAGTTAATCTCCAAGTCAGCAGCTGGTGTGATcgaccttccttccctccctccttccttccctctctccctccttccctcccttctttctttctccttccctcccttctttccttctctctctctctctctctctctctctctctctctctctttctccccctccctcccttccttcctctctctgtatctctctttctctctttcttgacggactcttgctctgttgccaggctggagtacagtggcgtgatcttggctcactgcagcctccacctcccaggttccagtgattctcctgtctcagcctcccaagtggctgggactacaggcgtgtgccaacacactcagctaatttctgtttttttcagtagagacagggtttcaccatgttggccacgatgggcttgatctcttgacctcatggttcgcccgcctcggcctcccaaagtgctgggatcacaggcgggagccaccgcaccggccttGAAAAACAACTTTCTAAAAGCTGGTTGCTATTGAATCCAGTGGCACAGCCAATTCCCAAAGTGCCCCAccctctctgcccccaccccaggaagATCCAGCAGCATACTGCATGCCTTTTTTCCAACGTACGATGACAGCGGCCAAGGAGAGACTTTCCcacctgcttttctttccttcttccccgcTGCCCTCCGCCCTGAGAGAAGCCTCAGACAGCAGCTCCGACGAAATAGGGAACAGGCCCACCACgtccctttcctccttccagtGTGACACAGGCCTgagctggggacacagcaaaGCTTTGAACTGGGTGGTGTTTGGGGTTTTAAAACTACACAGAACTGAACTTTTAAGACCTGGAACAGGAAGTCGTTCAGTCACAGTCTGAGAGGCAGGTGTGTGTGGTCTCTGGCAAGTGTTGTCTGGGAAGCCAGCCCACCTGCCTTCAAATCTTCATTCTGCCACTTCCATGTGTGCGACCCGGAGAGGGCACAtggcctctctgaacctcagtttccccttctgtgacACAGGGATCCTCCAGCCCTGATCTCAAAGGGCTGTGATAACAGTTAAATGTTACTACATGATCGCACTTAGAATGAGCtgacaggctgggcgcagtggctcatacctgtaatcctgacactcagagaggctgaggcaggaggatcgtttgagcccaggagttcaagactagcctgggcaacatagtaagacctcatctttactacAGATAAAAAAAATATACAGCTGGGGtttggtggcgcatacctgtggtcccagctacacaggacactgaggcaggagaatggcttgagcccagcaggaggaagctgcagtaagccatcgtcatgccactgtattctagcctggacaacagagcaagaccttgtcacaaacaaacaaacaaacaacacaagCGGGCTGGCATGCAGACCTGTTCAGTCACGGCGACCTTCTATTACGGCtgttattactttattattattacttatattGATTATTACTAGGTTGTGGATTGCTGGGGTGAGACAGGACACCTGGTGgaagggggctgggctggggtccCGAATTCTGATCCTACCCCTTGCCAGCCCTGAGATCTTAGGTAGGTGACCCGGTCCCTTCTTTGCGCCTCACTTCCCTTCTTCCTAAAAGAAGCCAATAGGATGATCCCTTGTGGCGGGGTGGCCATCAGGAGTTCCCATAAGTTGGGAGCCTGAGCTTCTTGGGCCTCAAGTTGCCCAGGGTCGAAGCTCTGAGTGGGGCGACTTGGATTTCGACGGAGACTCTCTCCTCCTTGTCCCTCCCTGTGGTGAAGCTGCTGTCTCCAACGCACCTGTTAAAAGCAGCTTCCTCCAGGCAGGGGTGTGGCCGGAGCTGACGTCCAGAGGACTCCTCATTTCGAATTCTGTCCAGGGACCGTGCAGAGAAGGTCTCTTCGTCACACATGGGGTCTTTATAGACCTGCGGCAGTCGCATCTGCAGCCTCGGCCCGCCCTGCAGCACCCCGGCCACAGTGACCACGCCCACCCTGGCCACGTCCCCATGTGACTTTTTGAGTTGGCTGGGAAATCACCTCCAGCTGCATCCTTCTCTAGCACTGGgtcagtggtggtggtgggtggggacCAGACCGGGACAGGGATTCTGGGGAGGAGGCCCTGAAGTTTTGCTCTCATTCCTTCACCCTAcaacccctgctgggagatgGAGGGAGGAGCAGAATCGCCCGATCATTCACATCAAAGGCAAGGAATGGCCAAAGGTCAGCTGGTAGGAGGTGACGGGGCCTTCTGCTGGCCTCCTGGGTTCTCTCCTGGACTCTGAACCACAGCTTTTTTCCTctgtaatgagaaaatgtttaCTTCATGTGTACATTAAAAATTTCCAGAGAAGCCAAAAAGAAGTATTCACTCCCTGCCTTGTCATTTCTGGAAAGATTGTGGGGAGATACTTTATTGCATATTCATTAATAAATTGTTCtgctaagaaaatttaaaacaaaatgaaggtgTTAATAATAGTGCCTGCCCCAGAGTCAGAGGGGACCGTGGACACAAGGTGGTTGGCGTTGTGCCTagtcacatagtaggtgcttgatGAATGTCAGTCACTATGAAGTCAGTGCTAATTATAATTTGATATCTAAGATGTCCTGGAGGCGTGCTCAGAATCCCCGTATCAGGACCTTGCTCAGACTATATCCTGAATTTTAGATGCTAGAAGGATAAGCCACACTACACTAACTAGCTCCTTTTTCCTCACCCTTCTCACTCCCCAGGGCTGTTCTTTCCTCctcaaattaataattatattgcTCGAACCAATCGCTGGTGTTTACTCAACACCTACTATATGCCGGGCACAGCATTAGCCCTGTAAGAGCATTGCCTAATTGAATCCTCATACTAACCTCGAGCAGTAGGTATGAGCATCCTCATTTTCCAGCGGTGCACAGGCGCTGAGTAACTCGCCTACCATCACACAGCCGTTCACAGGGGCTTTCTGCCAGTTTCTGGAGGGTGCcagctcagggcctttgcacacacTCTGCCCTTTTCTTAGAACCTTATTCATGCAATCTCAAAGCCGACTGTATCTCATTATTTTGGCTTAATTCACGCACAGCACCTCCTCAAAAAGGCCTTTCCTAATGCCTGCTGCAACTCAGGCCCCCAGCTCTTTGCTAGCAAGCCACAGTGTCGTTTTCTTCTTGACATCATTTACCGCTCTCTTAGGTGATTTCTTTGTCCACTTGTGTTATGTCTCTCCTCCTTAGTCTCACCTCTCCGACTTGAACGTCAGATCCAGGAGGGTAGGGGTGTTCATCTGGTGTGCGGCTGTGGCCCTGGTGACTAgaacagtgccttgcacataacAAGTtctcaacacattttttttttgagatggggtctcactctgtcagccaggctagagcacagtggcacaatcagctctctgcagcctcaaccttctggattcaagcaataaTCCTGCCTCgatttcctgagtagctaggacttgtCCTTCCATCTTGGAACCACTTTCAATCCATGTGCCCAACTTCAAGCAGACTCTGAGCAACCTCTGGAAATCCGTTCATTTCTCCTTGGTCAGTTCCTGGTTGCAATTTTCTCAGCAGCCTTTCCAGCCTTTACTGCCATATGCAAAGCCTAGGCCACTCTCATAATCATACCTGAGAACCAGCTCGGCTTTCTCTGGTTAAATTTCACTCACTGGGTCTCAACTACCACTCCCAgctcattttaatattctttttgtagagacagggtctcactgtattacccaggctggtctcgaacttctgggctcaagtgatcttcctgcctcagcctcccagagtgctgggattacaggcatgagccaccgcgccagctgacatgttttctttttagtgaataaatggatgaaagGCAAATGAGTGAAATGGAGTGTCCAGACTTGAACTCTCATCTGTCTGACTCAAAAGCTCATGCTTTTCCCTCCCAGAGAGGTTCAGGTTCCACCCAGGGGCTAAGGTTCACCTATGAGTTGTCAATAATAGTCATCATCAGGTGACACAGTTATTTCTTATTAGCATTTGCTAAAGTGCTTCTTTTACGGTTGGTCTGAAGGCCTCTGCTGGCGTGATGAGCTAGGCCAGGAGACGACTGATAGGCAATGCAGTAAATAGCCATTATGCTGTAAGGTTCTGGGGTTTCTGCCCAGCCAGCATTCACTCTCTTTTATCCAGGTAACTGTACCTGGAGTTTGttgtggaccgtccgggacgggtaggcacgtctgcctgggggtctctcgacctgcaagagggtcccaatacctggaagagggagtgcgcctggaaaaataataaagacagagagagagaaagcgaggcgtctggagggctgataggctgtgcctaaacagcaaattttatttttcaaaggccaggaataaatacactttcttggctttgatttacgtcatagtaagaggaatgcaaatgtatgcctcacatggcctatacaatagagaagtagatatgcgatcaatggttgtaaaaagtaacaaaattttctacaatcacaaagtttgtttgcatccaaacattattcacaaagcttgtttatatccaaacattattcaggagacttgtttataacCAAACATtgttcctcctggctgcaggtatctctggtttgaccttgttttagaactgagatgtgaaaaggttttttggttttgctcatcagaatatcttttaatcggattctcctttgtctactcctgactcaacttaactcaacttccccattcaggaatctctgagtcaggaatcaaagccatcccttatggtggcatttttctttgcaaatatcgacagttaaaccattatctagggtacaaggcagtctggtaaggtttaaggcttattcttaaagtcataaaaaggtcatagcaggaaccggttgctggtagggggttactcggtctagcagcaatgcatagttttaggcccaaacgatattgtggttgatattagaaactgatcattcatctttcagttcctatatttccggatagctcgactgcctccagtaggaaactgtgtttgggatcaaactcaccgtatagtgagactcacgccttttaggggtctcacacgggagtgttccccacaggaGTTCCCTTTGGAAACCAACTTAGTCGTGGCTCTGGGGAGGTGAGGGGCCTAGGACTGGCCAATCAGAGCACTGCATCCCCTGACAACAGTGACTTATGGAGAACtgcttaggttcaagcaattccctgcctcagcctcctgagtaagctgggattacaggcacttgccaccacgctaaactgatttttgtatttttagtagagatgagatttcaccatcttgaactcctgacctaggctTGGCACCCAGAACAGGCCAAGGAGAAAGCAGTCTTAGGGATTTTATTGGAACTCTGGGGaatagagctttttaaaaaaaaaaaaattaatttaatttttatttattttttgagatgagtcttgctctggtgcccaggctggagtacagtggcatgatcttggctcactgcaacctacgcctcttGTTTTaggcaattccctgcctcagcctcccgagtagctgggactacagtcactagtcaccatgcctgaataatttttgtatttttagtagagatgaggttttaccatcttgaccaggctgatcttgaactcctgaccttgtgatccacctactttggcctcccaaagttttgggattacaggcgtgagccactgcgcccggccctgtttttaaagttttatttatttatttagagacagagtcttgctctgtcactcaagctggagtgcagtgatgtgatcttggctcactgcaacctccatctcttgggtttaagagattctcatgcctcagcctccagattagctgggattacaggcatgtgccatgatgcccagctaatttttctgtatttttagtagaaacagtctttcgctatgttgcccagactggtcttgaactcctggccttcaaTGATccgccgccttggcctcccaaagtgctgggattataggtatgagccactgagcccagcataaaaaacattttttctttcttctgggtTTGCTGAGCTGCAGAAATCTCAATGTGCAGCTGCTGGGGCCATCTTTCTATCATGGGTAGAGAGGCTGCCTAAGAACGGGGCCAACACATATGAAAGTATAGTCAGTGCATGGAAAGAGAAATTTCTGATAGCATCATTTAAACAGCTAGATTCAGCTGTGCCTGATGTCCATACTGATCCTTCCGCTTATGTGCCATGCTGCTCTGTGAATTCTCATTGTTTCCCCTGAGTCAGTTTGTTTTGAGATTCAGTTACTTTAAATCCAAAAGAGCTCTGAAAGGAAAGATGAATGTTGGAAATAGATAatcggtgctgcaaagaaaaattagcactgagacaaaggatctttcagcaatgcagtttttacttcctggactgcaggaagggtaccctctcTAGCCATtgtgccacgagagtacaatgaacaaaggaaaacacacaaatttatcccttatgcatttggggtcatcgttattgctgtgtctgatctctgttggctggacaGACCTCAcagtctaaactaaaacctgactggctaacaacttaaaacttttctaaacaggtaaaagaaatggagagctgggacatgcctgtgagcacgtccagcacagatatcttggctaaagtacaaggacatagaatgtactatgtgcctgtaagcatggcatgtctaacggCTACggaggatagggcttaacaaagttattagcacacttattctttaacaagaaaggaaactttaaaaaggaacactTCTGCTTCCCACAGTGAAGAACAGAGTTTTGAAAGGATCTGACTCTCAATCTAGCTGAGACTCAGGCTGGATAAGGGAAGACTCTG
This genomic interval from Saimiri boliviensis isolate mSaiBol1 chromosome 14, mSaiBol1.pri, whole genome shotgun sequence contains the following:
- the IGSF23 gene encoding immunoglobulin superfamily member 23 isoform X4, producing the protein MRAKLQGLLPRIPVPVWSPPTTTTDPVLEKDAAGGDFPANSKSHMGTWPGWAWSLWPGCCRAGRGCRCDCRRSIKTPCVTKRPSLHGPWTEFEMRSPLDVSSGHTPAWRKLLLTGFLLTSCTCSAFSELPVSTQLNTWTEGASVHLPVPGSLDGILTTSWFRGHDAQPAAMIFSPEGLPGPAHTGREMLGSQGSLVIQNVTAQDSGSYTVVLETSRGRRSATEQIHVKNSFPPAQLKTFPYAFQGIIQTELNYSVILQWMVIMNPEPVVSWTLNGVPCGIGERLFIRRLSMEQLGTYMCTATNSKEQLVSAPVTISLPNGEDPAATWATLPSAEEVGTLYFSIHVEKASIP
- the IGSF23 gene encoding immunoglobulin superfamily member 23 isoform X2 — its product is MRAKLQGLLPRIPVPVWSPPTTTTDPVLEKDAAGGDFPANSKSHMGTWPGWAWSLWPGCCRAGRGCRCDCRRSIKTPCVTKRPSLHGPWTEFEMRSPLDVSSGHTPAWRKLLLTGFLLTSCTCSAFSELPVSTQLNTWTEGASVHLPVPGSLDGILTTSWFRGHDAQPAAMIFSPEGLPGPAHTGREMLGSQGSLVIQNVTAQDSGSYTVVLETSRGRRSATEQIHVKNSFPPAQLKTFPYAFQGIIQTELNYSVILQWMVIMNPEPVVSWTLNGVPCGIGERLFIRRLSMEQLGTYMCTATNSKEQLVSAPVTISLPTHRTRARGARPHSVPVRRRCHFAHRGWNLGSWGADWRLVFHHHPEPKTEKILLQRGQLSRPLKRTKT
- the IGSF23 gene encoding immunoglobulin superfamily member 23 isoform X1 yields the protein MRAKLQGLLPRIPVPVWSPPTTTTDPVLEKDAAGGDFPANSKSHMGTWPGWAWSLWPGCCRAGRGCRCDCRRSIKTPCVTKRPSLHGPWTEFEMRSPLDVSSGHTPAWRKLLLTGFLLTSCTCSAFSELPVSTQLNTWTEGASVHLPVPGSLDGILTTSWFRGHDAQPAAMIFSPEGLPGPAHTGREMLGSQGSLVIQNVTAQDSGSYTVVLETSRGRRSATEQIHVKNSFPPAQLKTFPYAFQGIIQTELNYSVILQWMVIMNPEPVVSWTLNGVPCGIGERLFIRRLSMEQLGTYMCTATNSKEQLVSAPVTISLPTHRTRARGARPHSVPVRRRCHFAHRGWNLGSWGADWRLVFHHHPEPKTEKILLQRGQLSRPLKRWALCTSLSTWKKPPSHSFQVHNISV
- the IGSF23 gene encoding immunoglobulin superfamily member 23 isoform X3; this encodes MRAKLQGLLPRIPVPVWSPPTTTTDPVLEKDAAGGDFPANSKSHMGTWPGWAWSLWPGCCRAGRGCRCDCRRSIKTPCVTKRPSLHGPWTEFEMRSPLDVSSGHTPAWRKLLLTGFLLTSCTCSAFSELPVSTQLNTWTEGASVHLPVPGSLDGILTTSWFRGHDAQPAAMIFSPEGLPGPAHTGREMLGSQGSLVIQNVTAQDSGSYTVVLETSRGRRSATEQIHVKNSFPPAQLKTFPYAFQGIIQTELNYSVILQWMVIMNPEPVVSWTLNGVPCGIGERLFIRRLSMEQLGTYMCTATNSKEQLVSAPVTISLPTIVQPTEPEPVEPDPTLSLSGGAAISLIVAGTLGAGVLIGGLCFTIIRSLRRRRSCCNVGNSPVR